The DNA sequence CAAAAGTTGAAGAGATTACGAAGGCACTTGGAATATCAAAGGGAAATTTCTACACTTATTTCAATTCAAAAGAAGAAGTTCTATATGAAATACTTGGCATAATGAAAGAACAGAGAATAGATCTTTTGCATGAAATGGATGTGGATAAGGATCCGAAGGAAGTTCTCAGGGATTTTGCAGAAAGTCATAGACATTTCTTTTTAAAATATTTAAAAAGAGTCAATTTACAAAATATAGAGGTTTTTCTGAAGGATAAAAAAATAATAGTACACATAGAAGAAATTCAGGATATCTTAATAGAATTTCTTCAAAAAAATGTTGTGGAAAGAATGGAAGGAAGTAAAAATAAAGGTTATAACCTTAGATTCATTGCAGAATTTATATTTATATCAATGAAAGGACTTTTCCTGGATACATGTTTTACAGAGGAACTGGAACTGAAAAAGAAATATGAAATGACAATGGAAGAGAAAATTGAGCAGATAACAGAGTTCATAAATAACACATTAAAATAAAAAGAAAGGAGAAGTTTGATTTGTAAATTTTATAAGTCATACAAAGCTGAATATGAAAAGAATTGAGAAGAAATTGTTTGTTTTGCTTACACTATTTGCAATGCCTCTTTTTGGAGAAAAAATAACAATTCAGAATGCTACCGAGATGGCTATCAAAAATAACAGGGACATAAAAAAAGGTATGCTTGAAATTGAAAAAAGTAGACTGGATGTAAACAAAGCTTGGAAAAGTGCCTACTTTAAGGTAACTTATAATGCTTCTGCAAATAAGTACTTTAAAGAAATTAAATCTTTGGCAGGGAGCTATGACCAAACATATGGTCACAATGTGACATTGACACAACCAATTTATACTGGAGGAGCAGTTAAAACGGGGATAGGAATTGGAAAGGAAGTATTATCATTAAATGAGCTTAATCTTGATAAAATAAAGAAGGACACGATACTGAGTACAGTACAGGCATATATAGATGTGTATGATGCCCAGAGTGCTTTGAGGGTTCTGGAAAAATCAAGGGAAGCTTTATCTAAAAACTATGAAATTCAGAAGGAAAAATACAGTTTAAGAATGGTTACAAAGCCTGAATTCATAGAAGCTGAAAGAAGTCTAAAAGCGATAGAGGCGTCAATAATAGAACAGAAATCAAATATTGAAATTGCAAAGGAAGCCCTTGGGATACTTATAGGATATTCAGACAGCTTAAATATAGAAATTGTACCATTCAGTGTGGAAGAAAATTTCACTAAGAAGGTTGTTTTAAAGGACGATCTGGCAAAATTGACAAGCCAGAATACAGAATATCAGATGGCTCTTAAACAGAAGGAAATTTCAGGAAAAACAATAAATCTGAAAAGGGCAGATTTAAAGCCTACAGTTGCAGGAGTTGTAACATATGGAGCTTCAAACAAGACAAAAATATCTGATCTTGCAAAGGAAAAAAGCTATAATGGAACAGTGGGTCTGAACATGTCATGGGATATATTTGACTGGGGAGCAAAAAAATATGAAGTGCAGAAGGCACAGAAAGAATATGAGATAAAGGAAATAGAAGTTGAGCAGGCACTGGACAGCCTGAAGGTAAATATGAAAAAAGTATACTATCAGCTACAAGCACTGGAAAAAAGTCTGGAAGCAAAGAGAATAGCTGTGGAAAAAGCAGAAGAAGTATATGAACTTGAACAGGAAAGATACAATTATAATTTAATAACTATGAAAAATCTGCTTGATGCAGAAACAAATTTAAGACAGAGCAGAACAGAGTATGAAAGTACGAGATTGAAGTACTACTATCTCATTTCAAGATATGGTGCATTCCTGGATTAGAGATAAAAAAATAAAAATTATGTAAAGGAGTAATATAAAATGATAAATAACAATTTATCTGCTAAAAAAAGAATATATAAGAATACAATGAAGACAATGGCTATAATCATGATGACTGCTACTTTCGCTGTTTCCTGCGGGAAAAAGAAGGAAAAGGTTGTAGAAGAAAATCTTAGACCTGTAAAGGTACAGTCAATAGGTCAGAATACAATTTCATTGGGATATACAGTCAGTGGAACTATAAAGGGGAAGGAAGAAATCCCTTATGTGGCCACATCAAGTGGGGAAGTAACTGTGGTAAACGGTAAAAATGGAGATTATGTTCATGCGGGACAGGTTATAATAGCAATTGATAATCAGGCTGCAAGATCAAATGTAATTTCAGCTTCTTCAAATTATGAGACTGCGAGAATAAATTACGAAAAATATAGAGTTCTTTATAATAAAAGACTTGTAACAGAAACTGAGTATCTGAATGCAAAGACAAACTATGACAGTGCAAGAGCAAATTTACAGACTGCAAACGATGCAAACAGTAAGTCGGTAATAAGAACCGATGTAAATGGAGTTTTAGCAAACCTTAATATAGAAAGACATCAGCAGGTTTCTGCGGGACAGGCACTGTTCACCCTTGTAAATGAATCTGAAATGATACTGCAGGTTGGAGTTTCTCCACAGATAGTAGGGAAAATACAGGTAGGTACGACTGCTAAAGTCAAGATAGATGAACTTGGCAAGGAAGTTGACGGAGAAGTGTATGAAATATCAGGGGCGGCACAAAATGCGACAAGACAGTTTTTAGTAAAAATAAAAATGCAGAATCCTGACAGGGAACTTAAAAGTGGAATGTACGGAACAGCAAGCATTGATACAGGAGCTGAAGAAGGAATTGTAATTCCTAAAACATCAATAGTTGTAAGAGGAGTGGAACAGGTTGTATATATAGTAAAAGATGGAAAAGCTGTGGCAATACCAATAAAAATAGTTAATCAGAATGAAACATATGCGGCTGTAACAGGAGATGGACTTACAGTCGGTTCAGAACTTGTTGTTGAAGGGCAGAATGTTGTACAGAACGGAGAAAAAGTAAAAAAAGTTAATTAAGAAAACCGGAAGAAAGGAGAAAGAAAATGACAATAGCGGAATTCGCAACCAAAAGAGTCGTTGCTACGACGATGATAATATTATTCATGGTTTTTTCCGGTTATACTGCGATTAAGAACATGAAACAGGAACTGCTGCCGGACTTTAACTTTCCATATGTCGTTATTCAGACAAAATGGACCGGAGCAGTATCTGAAGATGTGGATACACAGATTACTAAAAAAGTGGAAGAAGCGGCACTGAATGTAGATGGAATAAAAAATATAACTACAACTTCCGCATACGGAACATCAGTAGTAGTAGTACAGTTTAACTTCGGAGCAGACAGTGATATAAAGAAAGTACAGGTACAGTCGGAAATAGATAAGATAAAAAATAATTTGCCAAAAGATGCAGATTCACCGGTAGTATCAGGAGCGGGAAGTGCTGCAGGAGTAAGTAACTCAATGGCGTTATTTATAACTTTAAAGGGAGCTAATGAAGCTACTCTTACTTCGTTTGTAAACGAGACAATGAAACCAAGATTACAGAGAAACAGGGGGATAGGAGATATATCAATAACTGGAGGAACTGAAAGGGAATTAAAGGTTGAACTTGATCCATATAAATTAAGGGCTTTCAATCTTTCGGCTCCGGAAATATATTCTAAAATACAGGCGGCAAATACAATAACACCTGCGGGAACTGTAACTGATGGAGGGAAAAAGTTCATACTAATGGTTTCAGGGGAAATAAAGTCTCTTGAACAGGTGGAAAATATAATCCTTTCAAATAACAATGGTCAGACTCTGAGACTTGGAGATATAGCCAAAGTAAGTTATGGAACTAAAGACAGGGAAACTTACACAAGGGTAAATGGTAAAGAGGCAATTGGGGTAATAATAGAAAAAACAAAAGATGGAAATATAGTTGAAATTGCAAATACTGCAAAAAAACAGCTTGAGGAGATGAAACCATTATTTCCTCAAGGGGCAAGTTATGACATTATTACAGATAACAGTGAAATGGTAAAAGATGCAATATCGAATGTTACAAGCAGTGGATTACAGGCGTTGGTAATTGCGGCAATAGTCCTGCTAGTATTCCTGAAGGATATAAGGGCATCAATATTTATATCCCTTTCAATACCTATTTCAGCAATGTTCACATTATTCCTTTTAAATACTCAGGGAATATCACTGAACATGGTTTCACTTATGGGATTAGCTCTTGCAGTAGGATCACTGGTGGATAACTCGGTTGTTACACTTGATAATATATTCGATCATATGCAGGAATACAGGGAACCGCCGAATGTAGCGGCAATACGTGGAACAAATGAAGTAATACTGCCGATGATAGCTTCTACAATGACATCAGTCTGTGTTTTCCTTCCAATAGTTATATATGAAGGATTTACAAAGGAAGTATTTAAAGGGATAGCATTATCGATAATGTTTGCACTTGGAGCTTCGATAATTGTGGCAATGCTGTTTATCCCTATGGTTTCAAGTAGATTCCTGAATCTGCAGAAAATAGTTGACAATAAGGATAAGGCTAAATACTTTAATGAATTTAAGGAAAAATACAAAGGAGTAATAACATCTGCACTTAATAATAAATGGAAAATTGTTATTGGAACAATTATAGGATTTATAGGAACTATGGTGATTTTTGGACCAATGATGAAAACTACCTTCTTTCCTACAATTGATAATAAGAAGTATTCAGTAGTTGCATCACTTGCAACAGGACTTGATCTGGAGAAATCATATGAAATAACTAAACAGATTGAGGAAGTTGTAAAAAATGATAAAAATACAAAAGAATTCTATTCAATTTCAAGAACGGATGCCGCAATAGTCAATGTGGATGTTAAGAAGGATACATTTAAGGCTATGGAAAGAATAAGAGAGAAACTGAAGGATATGCCTGATGTAAATCTTACGGTGGCAGCCAGTGAAGCAACAAGTTCAAGAACAAGTAAAGACTATTCCTTCCAAATAGAAGGTGATAATGTAGAAGAGCTTAACAGAATTGCAAACTCGATTATTAGCGATATAAAAAAGGAAAGTTGGATGAAGGATGTAAAATCTTCAACTGAAGGTGGATATCCTCAGGCAAAGCTTGAAGTAAACAGGGTAAAAGCTGAAAGTTATGGAATAAATGTAACAAACCTGACAACAATGCTTAATATGACGGTACTGGGTGTAGCACCTATAGAAGTTTCAGAAGGGACTGAAAGACTTGATGTAACATTACAGTTTGAGGAACAGTACAGAAACTCACTTGAAAAAATACTGAATCTGGAAGTTAAAAGTTCAAATGGAGCTTATGTAAGAATAGGAGATATAGCTACACTTTCAAATGTGGAAGGTGCTTCATCAAT is a window from the Leptotrichia sp. oral taxon 215 str. W9775 genome containing:
- a CDS encoding efflux RND transporter periplasmic adaptor subunit encodes the protein MINNNLSAKKRIYKNTMKTMAIIMMTATFAVSCGKKKEKVVEENLRPVKVQSIGQNTISLGYTVSGTIKGKEEIPYVATSSGEVTVVNGKNGDYVHAGQVIIAIDNQAARSNVISASSNYETARINYEKYRVLYNKRLVTETEYLNAKTNYDSARANLQTANDANSKSVIRTDVNGVLANLNIERHQQVSAGQALFTLVNESEMILQVGVSPQIVGKIQVGTTAKVKIDELGKEVDGEVYEISGAAQNATRQFLVKIKMQNPDRELKSGMYGTASIDTGAEEGIVIPKTSIVVRGVEQVVYIVKDGKAVAIPIKIVNQNETYAAVTGDGLTVGSELVVEGQNVVQNGEKVKKVN
- a CDS encoding TetR/AcrR family transcriptional regulator, with translation MGRLSAEKKKAKKERIIEKSMELFKENGYHATKVEEITKALGISKGNFYTYFNSKEEVLYEILGIMKEQRIDLLHEMDVDKDPKEVLRDFAESHRHFFLKYLKRVNLQNIEVFLKDKKIIVHIEEIQDILIEFLQKNVVERMEGSKNKGYNLRFIAEFIFISMKGLFLDTCFTEELELKKKYEMTMEEKIEQITEFINNTLK
- a CDS encoding TolC family protein, with product MKRIEKKLFVLLTLFAMPLFGEKITIQNATEMAIKNNRDIKKGMLEIEKSRLDVNKAWKSAYFKVTYNASANKYFKEIKSLAGSYDQTYGHNVTLTQPIYTGGAVKTGIGIGKEVLSLNELNLDKIKKDTILSTVQAYIDVYDAQSALRVLEKSREALSKNYEIQKEKYSLRMVTKPEFIEAERSLKAIEASIIEQKSNIEIAKEALGILIGYSDSLNIEIVPFSVEENFTKKVVLKDDLAKLTSQNTEYQMALKQKEISGKTINLKRADLKPTVAGVVTYGASNKTKISDLAKEKSYNGTVGLNMSWDIFDWGAKKYEVQKAQKEYEIKEIEVEQALDSLKVNMKKVYYQLQALEKSLEAKRIAVEKAEEVYELEQERYNYNLITMKNLLDAETNLRQSRTEYESTRLKYYYLISRYGAFLD
- a CDS encoding efflux RND transporter permease subunit; this translates as MTIAEFATKRVVATTMIILFMVFSGYTAIKNMKQELLPDFNFPYVVIQTKWTGAVSEDVDTQITKKVEEAALNVDGIKNITTTSAYGTSVVVVQFNFGADSDIKKVQVQSEIDKIKNNLPKDADSPVVSGAGSAAGVSNSMALFITLKGANEATLTSFVNETMKPRLQRNRGIGDISITGGTERELKVELDPYKLRAFNLSAPEIYSKIQAANTITPAGTVTDGGKKFILMVSGEIKSLEQVENIILSNNNGQTLRLGDIAKVSYGTKDRETYTRVNGKEAIGVIIEKTKDGNIVEIANTAKKQLEEMKPLFPQGASYDIITDNSEMVKDAISNVTSSGLQALVIAAIVLLVFLKDIRASIFISLSIPISAMFTLFLLNTQGISLNMVSLMGLALAVGSLVDNSVVTLDNIFDHMQEYREPPNVAAIRGTNEVILPMIASTMTSVCVFLPIVIYEGFTKEVFKGIALSIMFALGASIIVAMLFIPMVSSRFLNLQKIVDNKDKAKYFNEFKEKYKGVITSALNNKWKIVIGTIIGFIGTMVIFGPMMKTTFFPTIDNKKYSVVASLATGLDLEKSYEITKQIEEVVKNDKNTKEFYSISRTDAAIVNVDVKKDTFKAMERIREKLKDMPDVNLTVAASEATSSRTSKDYSFQIEGDNVEELNRIANSIISDIKKESWMKDVKSSTEGGYPQAKLEVNRVKAESYGINVTNLTTMLNMTVLGVAPIEVSEGTERLDVTLQFEEQYRNSLEKILNLEVKSSNGAYVRIGDIATLSNVEGASSITKYNGSRTVTVGLNLDSSKGFNDAAKFIKASFEKTNPGEGYKLAAAGSAKYQQDMGGELSRALGLSVILIYIVLAIQLESFILPLVIMTSLPLSIIGVVIGMVITRVQLSMFVMIGIIMLMGMVVNNAIVLLDFVASMRQKGVPLREALIEAGGSRLRPILMTTLTTVLGWIPMALAIGGGSAGYYQGMAIAVMFGLSFSTLLTLIFIPVLYLIVEEAKEKRAEKKKKNVEKEKAKMA